A stretch of DNA from Gemmatimonadota bacterium:
GTGCCGTGGCCGTGATGGTGCCCCAGGTCAATACCGCCGAAGAAGCTGCCCGGGCAGTGCAATATGCCCGTTATCCCCCTGAAGGACAGCGCGGGCTTTCCCCCATGTGGACCCGCATAGCCGGCGAAGACTGGAACCATGTCATCAAAACTGCGAATGCGGAAACTGTATTGATCCTCCAGGTCGAGAGCCAGGAGGCCTACGACAATATCGATGAAATCAAGCAGGTCGCAGGCATTGACGTCCTGCTCGTAGGGCCGCTGGATCTGTCCGCATCGGTCGGAAAGATTACCGAAACCAGCGCCAGGGAAGTTCAGGAGATTATGCGGGATGTTCCCGGGCGGCTGGAAGGGTCCGGCATTGTCGCCGGCACCACGCTTGTGGATCTCTCCGAAATCCAGGAAAAACTTCGCTGGGGCTACCGCTTTATGAATGTCGGCAATATTCTCGCTTATGGCACCCAGGTCCTGACCCACAACCTCGAAACCTTACGCGCCAATCCTGGTGGGGGGGCTGAAGAATGACAGAATCACTACGCCTGCTCTCTATCGGGGCGCATCCGGCCGATATCTTCGACCAGTCGGGCGGCACTATGGCCCATCACGTCAGCCGCGGCGACGATGTGCGGTGTGCGGTGCTGACCCACGGCGCACGGGTGCACGATGCCGTGATCAGCGACGCGATGTTTCACCAGGAGGAAGTGCCGGAAGGGGCCGAGCTTCTGAAGATGATGCAGGAGCGCTCCGATGTCAAAGCGGCGGAGGTGCGCGCGGCCTGTGCGATTCTGGGTGTAGAAGAGATCTACTTTTTCGGCGCCGATGATTCGGTTCTGCTCGTCAAGGACGAGACGGTGAGGCGTCTGGCAAGGCTGCTGCGAGAGCTCCGTCCCGATATCGTCCTGACCCACTTTCCCAAAGAGGGTGACAGCCTGACCAACGCGCACGCCACCGCCGGGCAGATCGTGATGCACGCCATCGGGCTGGCCAACAGCGTTGATCCCGGTGACCGAAATCCCCCCCATCGGGTCGCGCAGGTCTTTTATTTTGGGGGAGGCGGTGCGGGGATTCCCCGGCGGGTCTGGGATTCTGAAGGGGGCTACTACAACGATGTCTTTATCGACATCACTGATGTCGTGGAGAAAAAGCTGGCGGCGCTGGACTGCCTGGTGAGCCAGGGATACGGCGGCGCCTATGCCCGAAAACGGATCGAGACCAGCGACGGCGCGTTTGGCAGCGCGGGGGGCTGCGCTTACGCAGAAGGCTTTATCTCCCTGAACGCTGAAACCCATTCCTTCCTTCCGCTGACCGAGCACGCGCTCAGGATTGCCCGTTCATCCGACCACGAGAATATCAGTCGCAACTCCTACCGCATCCCGGTGGATTGAGAAGTTCTGCGAACGGCCCATTGATCCGCCCCCCACGGATGGACCCCATGATCAAACTCGGCTGCACCGCCATGCTGCGGGACGAAGAGAATCCCGGGCAGTTCATCGATGTCGAATCCCTGATCGACCTGATCCACGACCTGAGGCTGGATATTGTCGATTTGCACCTCTACAGGGGGTTCCGTTCCAGGAGTTTTGAGTACCTGCGCCAGATTAAGAGAAAGTGCCTGAGGTACGGGCTGCCGATCGGCTATGTGGGAACCGGAGATGGGTTTGTGGGCGCGGCGACTGGCGCAGACCAGCGCGTGGTCGGCGTTTCTCTGCCGCCGGAGGAACTGCGCAGGCGGGTGGCAGAGGCGAAAGAGGCCGTGGATGTGGCGGCATTTATGGGTGCGCCCCTGGTCCGCCTGTTCGGGGGTGGCCTGCCAGAGGGGACAGAGGACAGGGAAGCGCTCTGGTCCTCGATGATTCGCAGTTTCCAGGAAGTCGCCGACTATGCGATCGACAAGGGCATTTTCCTGGGTCTCCACAATCATCCGCCCGCTGTGGCTCCCACCGGTGACGACATCCTTCGCATCCTGCACGATACCGACCGCGAGAACTTCACCTTCATACTGGATACGGGTCAGTGGTTCGGCTCACCCGGATCAAATCTGGCGGGAAAATTCGATCCCGGTCTGGCGTTTTACCGCTACATGGAACAAACCGCTCCGTATGCCACCTGCGTGCGTGCCAAGATCTACAAAATCGACAGTGGCCAGGAAGAATGGCTCGACTATGAGCGCATTGTGCCGATCCTGAAAGCCGTCAACTACAATGGCAATGTGTCGATTATCTTCGAAGACCGCAATAACCGTTGCAATTACGCCGAAGCGATCGGCCTGGCGGCCAGGTATCTGCGCGGACTGCTCGCGGATTGAAGGGTGGTCGCGCTGTATTAGCTCTTAATCACACGTAGCGTGTCTCGCGCGATCATCAGTTCTTCGTTGGTGGGGATGACGAGTACGGATACCAGGGCGGTCTCATGATGAATTGTTTCGTTCATGGGGTTGCCCTCGTTTTTTGCTTGGTCGAGATGTATGCCCAAGAATCCGAGTTTTTCACAGATGCACGCCCGTATGAGTGGCGCGTTTTCCCCTATTCCGGCGGTGAATACAAGCGCGTCTATC
This window harbors:
- a CDS encoding aldolase; amino-acid sequence: MYPNPLKQKLRKGDIVLGTSLPVPSSLVLGTIVQARPDFVWIDTEHAPFATESLDAIPVLARQNGVAPMIRVAWNDPALIKKAFDVGAVAVMVPQVNTAEEAARAVQYARYPPEGQRGLSPMWTRIAGEDWNHVIKTANAETVLILQVESQEAYDNIDEIKQVAGIDVLLVGPLDLSASVGKITETSAREVQEIMRDVPGRLEGSGIVAGTTLVDLSEIQEKLRWGYRFMNVGNILAYGTQVLTHNLETLRANPGGGAEE
- a CDS encoding sugar phosphate isomerase/epimerase, producing MDPMIKLGCTAMLRDEENPGQFIDVESLIDLIHDLRLDIVDLHLYRGFRSRSFEYLRQIKRKCLRYGLPIGYVGTGDGFVGAATGADQRVVGVSLPPEELRRRVAEAKEAVDVAAFMGAPLVRLFGGGLPEGTEDREALWSSMIRSFQEVADYAIDKGIFLGLHNHPPAVAPTGDDILRILHDTDRENFTFILDTGQWFGSPGSNLAGKFDPGLAFYRYMEQTAPYATCVRAKIYKIDSGQEEWLDYERIVPILKAVNYNGNVSIIFEDRNNRCNYAEAIGLAARYLRGLLAD